From the genome of Pectobacterium atrosepticum:
ATGGCGCAGGGCGCTTTCCGCCTGATGCAGGCGACGCAAGTGCTGGCTGCCATTGATGCGCGGATGGGAGAAGTGTACTGGGGTTGTTATCAGCGTGATGCTAACGGCGGCTGGCAGGGGGAATCCGAAGAAGCCGTATTGAAACCTGAACAGGTGCAGGCGTTAACTGCCGCGCTGTCAGGCGAATGGGCCACGGTAGGAACCGGGTGGGAAACCTACCCTGAACTGGTCAATCATTCCTCCCTGATTTTAGCGAAGGGGGGCGTGCTGTTGCCACAGGCGCAGGACATGTTACCGCTGGCCTGTCAGCTATGGCAGGCAGGGAAAGCGGTCAGCGTCGAGAATGCGCAACCGCGTTATCTGCGTAATGAAGTGACCTGGAAAAAACTGCCCGGCCGCGAATAGGTAAAACGCACATTTTGCGTGATGTATACCGGTAATACTTCAAGCTGCATGTGCGTTGGCTGCGTTTACTCACCCGAATCACTTACCTGAGTAAGCTCATCGGGATTCCCTCTCTTGCCGCCTTCCTGCAACTCGAATTATTTGGGGTATATAACGGCAATAAACAGCAACTTATTCGATACTGAGCAGTCTAACGATCAGATATCTGAAGAGGGGGGTGTGCCATGCTTGTACAGATAAAAAGCGTACAGATGAAAAGTATGCACATGAAAAATCTGAGACAGAAAAAAGCCCGCCTCTGTATGGTGGCTGCGACAGTGCTGCTACTTTCAGGCTGTGTCACGGTGCCGGATGCCATCAAAGGCACATCGCCAATGCCGCAGGACGATCTCGTTCGTGTAATGAATGCGCCGCAAATTTATGTCGGTCAGGAATCCCGCTTTGGCGGACGGGTGGTTAGCATCCGTAATGAAGCGAATAAAACGCGCCTTGAGATAGCCAGCATGCCGCTGGATAGCGGTGCGAAACCGCGGCTGGATATGCCGTCAGAAGGGCGCTTTATTGCCTATGTAAATCGCTTTCTGGAACCTGTCGATTTTAAAGACCAACTGGTGACGGTTGTAGGGCCCATTGTCGGCACTGAACAGGGTGCTATTGGTGATAAACCTTATCGCTATGTCGTGATCGACGCACAAGGCTACAAACGCTGGAATGTCGTGCAGCGTCTGATGGTGCCGCCCGGTGGTTATGGCTATGGTCCGTGGGGATGGCGCGCGGGTTACGGTTACGGCTGGGGCCCTGGATGGGGATTTGACGGCGGTTGGCCTAGTCCTGCACGGATTGAGAATATCGTGACAGAATAAGAATAGGGCTATTTTACTTGTCATTTTGAACTAGGGCAGTGCTCAAACAAACGCAATTGCGTTTGAACGCCACTTGGGGCGGCCCGCAGGGTGAGCGTAGCGAATAATCCTCACGTACTACGTGTACGCTCCGGTTTTTCCGCGCTGTCCGTGTCCAAACTGACTGCGCCAATAACGCCCTATGGGGTAGGCTCTAAAATTATTTTGTTCGACATAAAGAGATCAGGCGACGCAGGTCGCCTGATTTTTTTTGAATAAAGAATAAATTAGTGATCGTTCTCGCAACCTTCACATTGTTTGTTAGCTAACTGGTAAGCTGAGTTAAAATAATGTTAATAACAATATGCCTTTGAGGGCGACGACGATGCCACTAAAAAAATATCTCGGGAGTGACGTCTTGGAAAAAATTTGGTTATCTCGCTATCCGGCGGACGTACCGGCGGAAATTGACCCGGATCGCTATTCGTCGTTGATTGACATGTTTGAAAATAACGTAAAGCGTTACGCCGATCGACCTGCATTCATCAACATGGGTGAGGTGATGACGTTTCGCAAGTTGGAAGAGCGGAGCCGGGCGTTTGCGGCCTATTTGCAAAATCAGCTTAAATTGCAGAAAGGCGATCGCGTGGCGCTGATGATGCCCAATCTGCTGCAATACCCTGTTGCGCTGTTTGGTGTGCTGCGTGCGGGTATGGTGGTCGTCAACGTTAACCCGCTGTATACGCCACGGGAACTGGAACACCAGCTAAAAGATAGCGGAGCCAGCACCATTGTTATTGTGTCTAACTTTGCACATACGCTGGAAAAAGTCGTTCATAACACGGCGGTGGAGCACGTTATCTTGACCCGCATGGGCGACCAGCTATCCACGGCAAAAGGCACTCTGGTTAACTTCGTCGTGAAATACATTAAGCGACTGGTGCCCAAATATCATTTGCCTGATGCAATCTCGTTTCGTCGCGTGTTACAGGAAGGGCGACGTCAGCAGTACGTTCGGCCTGATATCATCAATAGCGATCTCGCCTTTCTGCAATATACCGGCGGCACGACGGGCGTGGCGAAAGGCGCCATGCTCACGCACCGCAATATGCAGGCGAATGTGGCACAGTGTCTTGCGGCTTATGGCCCGGTGTTGAAGGAAGGGAATGAATGGGTGGTAACGGCGTTGCCGCTGTACCATATTTTTGCTTTGACGGCTAACTGTCTGCTGTTCTTTGAACTGGGCGGGCAGAATCTGTTGATCACCAATCCTCGAGATATTCCTGCGGTGGTAAAAGAACTGAAACAGTATCCTTTTACTGCGATTACGGGCGTCAATACGCTGTTTAATGCGTTGTTAAATAATAAAGAATTCCATGAGCTTGATTTCTCGACACTGCGATTATCCGTTGGCGGAGGCGCGTCGGTGCAACGGGCAGTCGCGGAACGTTGGGAGAAGCTAACGGGTAAACATCTGCTTGAGGGATACGGGTTAACAGAAAGCTCCCCCTTGGTGGCCGTGAATCCCTACGATCTCAAACATTACAGCGGCAGTATCGGGCTGCCAGTGGCCTCAACGGATGTCAGAATCATTGACGATAACGGCAACGACGTTGGGCCGGGCGAATCCGGTGAACTGTGGGTACGCGGACCGCAGGTGATGTTAGGGTACTGGCAGCAGCCTGCCGCCACGGATGACGTGTTAAAAGACGGTTGGTTGGCGACAGGTGACATTGTCACGGCTGATGATGAAGGATTCCTGCGAGTGATCGACCGTAAGAAAGATATGATTCTGGTTTCCGGTTTTAACGTCTACCCGACGGAGATTGAAGACGTGATCAGCCGTCATCCCAAGGTATCCGAGTCGGCGGTGATTGGGGTCGAAAATGAGGTTTCCGGTGAGGCGGTAAAAGCCTTTGTGGTCAGGCGTGATAACTCGTTAACAAAAGAGGAACTCATTACGCACTGTCGTCGTAATCTTACGGGCTATAAAGTGCCGAAAGAGATCGAATTCTGTGAGGATCTGCCAAAATCCAACGTCGGAAAAATTCTGCGTCGTGAATTACGTGACGATAAGAAGGCAAAGAAAGACGCTGCTGCCTGACGATTTTCCGCGAAAAACGACTGCCAGAGAGAGGCAGGACGCGATATGATGTTTTCACGCCGGTTTATCCGGCGTTCTTTTTTATAGCGATACGGATTTTACTCAGAACCGTAAAGTAAAAACAACCAAGAGAATGACGTTTTGAATTATCAGTTGATCACTTCCGACATCGGGTTACAACAGGTTTGCTCTCAGGCGCGACGCTTTCCGCAGGTGGCATTGGACACGGAGTTCGTCAGAACCCGTACTTATTACCCGCAATTAGGGTTGATTCAATTGTATGACGGCGAACAGCTTTCACTTATCGACCCGTTAACGATTACAGATTGGGCACCTTTTCAGGCGTTACTGCGTGACGAAGAGGTCACTAAATTCCTGCATGCAGGCAGCGAAGATCTGGAAGTGTTTCTCAATACGTTTGGAACATTGCCGACGCCTTTCATTGACACACAGATTCTGGCCGCATTTTTAGGCAAACCGCTTTCTTATGGTTTCGCTGCGCTGGTGGCCGACTACATGGGCGTGTCGCTGGATAAAAGCGAGTCGAGAACGGACTGGCTTGCCCGACCGCTAAGCGAAAAGCAGTGTGACTACGCGGCCGCCGATGTGTTCTACCTGCTGCCGATGGCCATTCAACTGGTGGCGGATACGGAAACCGCAGGGTGGATGAACGCCGCGCTGGACGAATGTCTCCTGCTTTGTCAGCGTAAACAGGATATTTTAGCACCGGCGCTGGCCTATCGTGAATTTGGCAATGCCTGGCAGCTACGTGGCCGAAATCTGGCTTGTCTTCAGCGCCTGGCTGAGTGGCGCTTGCGCAAAGCGCGTGAGCGGGACAGTGCGGTGAATTTTGTCGTACGTGAAGAGAACCTCTTGCAGGTAGCGCGCTGTCTGCCTTCTTCGCTGGGAGAACTGGGTTCACTGGGGCTGAGTGGCCCGGAGATCCGCTATCACGGCAAAACGCTGCTGGACTGTGTTGCACAGACGGACGGTATTACTGACGCAGATTGCCCACCGCCAGTGATTAATTTGATCGACCATCCGGGCTATAAGAAAGCGTTTAAAGACATCAAAGCGCTGGTACAGCGTGCGAGTGAACAGAGTGGATTATCCGCCGAGTTATTGGCATCTCGTCGCCAAATTAATCGCCTGCTGAACTGGCACTGGAAATTAAGCAGGCAAGATGCTGGTATGCCGGAAATGTTGTCCGGCTGGCGCGGCCAGTTATATGGCGACGAACTGCGTGAAATTGTGCAGGGCTATTAATCACCGGTAAACGAGTGCTCTCCATTCACCTTATTTGTTGCGATGATTCAATTATAAAAGCAGCAAATAGGGTGACGAGAATACGGCGAAAAAACAAAGCAAGAAAAAATAACTGGCTAAATATACAGTTATATTGTGAAGTGAAACGCACGCAATTTGAAGTATGACGAATATACCCTAAATAATTCGAGTTTCAGGAAGGCGGCAAGAGAAGGAATCCCGATGAGCTTACACAAGTAAGTGATTCGGGTGAGTGAACGCAGCCAACGCACATGCAACTTGAAGTATGACGGGAATAGATATCCCCTGCGTAAAAGCAGGGGATACTAAAGCAGAAAAATCATTTAGGCGTTTCTTCCGCTTCCGGTAATGTAACGTTCAACTCAAGCACGGAAATATCATCTCCTTTTTGCTCAAGTTGAACCGTTACCATCTCAGGATCAATCTGTACATATCTACAGATAACCTCAAGAATGTCTCGCTTTAATTGCGGCAGATAATGGGGTTCGTTATCACCCCGGCGTCGCTCCGCGACAATAATTTGCAGCCGTTCCTTGGCAATATTGGCTGTCGTTTTTTTGCGGGACAGAAAGAAGTCCAGTAAAGCCATAATTTATCCCCCAAAAAGTCGTTTAAGGAAACCCTTCTTCTCTTCTTCAATAAAACGGAAAGGACGCTCTTCGCCAAGCAAGCGTTCAACGGTATCCGAGTAGGCTTTACCCGCGTCGGCTTCAGCATCCAGAATCACTGGTTCGCCTTGGTTAGAGGCGCGGAGTACGGATTGATCTTCAGGAATAACGCCAATCAGCGGGATCCGCAGGATCTCAAGAACGTCTTCCATACTCAGCATGTCGCCACGGTTCACCCTGCCTGGGTTGTAACGCGTCAACAGCAAATGCTCTTTGATTGGATCTTCAGAACGCTCCGCGCGACGTGATTTTGAGGACAAAATGCCCAGAATACGGTCGGAGTCGCGAACGGAAGAGACTTCCGGGTTGGTGGTGATAATCGCTTCGTCAGCAAAATAGAGCGCCATCAACGCACCCGTTTCAATCCCGGCTGGTGAATCACACACGATAAAATCGAAGTTCATATCGCCCAGGTCGTTGAGTATTTTTTCAACGCCTTCATACGTTAACGCATCTTTATCACGCGTTTGTGATGCTGGCAGAATGTAGAGATTATCCGTTCTCTTATCTTTGATCAGCGCCTGATTTAGCGTGGCATCACCCTGAATAACGTTCACGAAGTCATAGACCACGCGACGCTCACACCCCATGATCAAGTCAAGGTTACGCAGACCAATGTCAAAATCGATGACAACGGTCTTTTTTCCTTTCTGGGCTAAACCGGTAGCAATGGCCGCGCTTGATGTGGTCTTGCCAACGCCCCCTTTACCCGATGTAACAACAATGATGCGTGCCATAAATGTTTCCTTGGGAGATTCTAGTCTAGAGGTTTTATCGTTAAAACATTGTCCAGCTGGTTCAGGTTGATCCGTGCTGGCTGCCCAAAATACGCTTCCGGTACCTGATCGCTTAGCCAGTAACGACCTGCGATAGAGACCAGTTCTGCGGCCAGATGCGTACAGAATATCTGGCTCTGAACATCACCAGAAACGCCTGC
Proteins encoded in this window:
- the minE gene encoding cell division topological specificity factor MinE, with amino-acid sequence MALLDFFLSRKKTTANIAKERLQIIVAERRRGDNEPHYLPQLKRDILEVICRYVQIDPEMVTVQLEQKGDDISVLELNVTLPEAEETPK
- the fadD gene encoding long-chain-fatty-acid--CoA ligase FadD — translated: MEKIWLSRYPADVPAEIDPDRYSSLIDMFENNVKRYADRPAFINMGEVMTFRKLEERSRAFAAYLQNQLKLQKGDRVALMMPNLLQYPVALFGVLRAGMVVVNVNPLYTPRELEHQLKDSGASTIVIVSNFAHTLEKVVHNTAVEHVILTRMGDQLSTAKGTLVNFVVKYIKRLVPKYHLPDAISFRRVLQEGRRQQYVRPDIINSDLAFLQYTGGTTGVAKGAMLTHRNMQANVAQCLAAYGPVLKEGNEWVVTALPLYHIFALTANCLLFFELGGQNLLITNPRDIPAVVKELKQYPFTAITGVNTLFNALLNNKEFHELDFSTLRLSVGGGASVQRAVAERWEKLTGKHLLEGYGLTESSPLVAVNPYDLKHYSGSIGLPVASTDVRIIDDNGNDVGPGESGELWVRGPQVMLGYWQQPAATDDVLKDGWLATGDIVTADDEGFLRVIDRKKDMILVSGFNVYPTEIEDVISRHPKVSESAVIGVENEVSGEAVKAFVVRRDNSLTKEELITHCRRNLTGYKVPKEIEFCEDLPKSNVGKILRRELRDDKKAKKDAAA
- the minD gene encoding septum site-determining protein MinD, translating into MARIIVVTSGKGGVGKTTSSAAIATGLAQKGKKTVVIDFDIGLRNLDLIMGCERRVVYDFVNVIQGDATLNQALIKDKRTDNLYILPASQTRDKDALTYEGVEKILNDLGDMNFDFIVCDSPAGIETGALMALYFADEAIITTNPEVSSVRDSDRILGILSSKSRRAERSEDPIKEHLLLTRYNPGRVNRGDMLSMEDVLEILRIPLIGVIPEDQSVLRASNQGEPVILDAEADAGKAYSDTVERLLGEERPFRFIEEEKKGFLKRLFGG
- the tsaB gene encoding tRNA (adenosine(37)-N6)-threonylcarbamoyltransferase complex dimerization subunit type 1 TsaB encodes the protein MSTRILALDTATEACSVALWNEGEIHSLFEICPREHTQRILPMVQQVLADSGLTLKDLDALAFGQGPGSFTGVRIGIGIAQGLALGADLPLLGVSSLATMAQGAFRLMQATQVLAAIDARMGEVYWGCYQRDANGGWQGESEEAVLKPEQVQALTAALSGEWATVGTGWETYPELVNHSSLILAKGGVLLPQAQDMLPLACQLWQAGKAVSVENAQPRYLRNEVTWKKLPGRE
- a CDS encoding ribonuclease D: MNYQLITSDIGLQQVCSQARRFPQVALDTEFVRTRTYYPQLGLIQLYDGEQLSLIDPLTITDWAPFQALLRDEEVTKFLHAGSEDLEVFLNTFGTLPTPFIDTQILAAFLGKPLSYGFAALVADYMGVSLDKSESRTDWLARPLSEKQCDYAAADVFYLLPMAIQLVADTETAGWMNAALDECLLLCQRKQDILAPALAYREFGNAWQLRGRNLACLQRLAEWRLRKARERDSAVNFVVREENLLQVARCLPSSLGELGSLGLSGPEIRYHGKTLLDCVAQTDGITDADCPPPVINLIDHPGYKKAFKDIKALVQRASEQSGLSAELLASRRQINRLLNWHWKLSRQDAGMPEMLSGWRGQLYGDELREIVQGY
- a CDS encoding Slp family lipoprotein gives rise to the protein MLVQIKSVQMKSMHMKNLRQKKARLCMVAATVLLLSGCVTVPDAIKGTSPMPQDDLVRVMNAPQIYVGQESRFGGRVVSIRNEANKTRLEIASMPLDSGAKPRLDMPSEGRFIAYVNRFLEPVDFKDQLVTVVGPIVGTEQGAIGDKPYRYVVIDAQGYKRWNVVQRLMVPPGGYGYGPWGWRAGYGYGWGPGWGFDGGWPSPARIENIVTE